One genomic segment of Linepithema humile isolate Giens D197 chromosome 5, Lhum_UNIL_v1.0, whole genome shotgun sequence includes these proteins:
- the LOC137000040 gene encoding uncharacterized protein — protein sequence MFVLSADAGKKKHFCMYCNTFQSKIARHLERVHANELEVQKFKNLPKNTTERRKIIETLRRRGDFYFNVDNARNDGELLVERRSKKVFHKLPSDYTACPKCKAFILKSTSRHHFQKCIGRKNKDTRAISVLGRTVIGRIHPEANKVLRLRVFPILKEDDIVRLIRYDKLIIAFGNQQCEKYKASEHHDNMIRQKMRRLGRFLQMLKNKYSDITDFASIYYPRYSSACIEAINRLAGLSLCGKFYKTPSLASSLGGLIKKLGKILINRFIRKEEYDKKLLAENFLKVFSEDFATYITKTISETMNQNKRHKKIVLPSKSDIIKLHDFLQEKRRTAYNFLKEEFTYEAWLTLTKMTLTSVQVFNRRRAGEIQRTLIEDYKSYQGINYQTNEMYETLSTRAKEIAKRYVRFTLRGKLGRTVPVLLTGELRDCIDMILKYKKAAKVSVNNPYLFGLPSIVKNKYRYLSACDLLRQYAVECGAENPETLRTTELRKHIATICINYNLSENEISSLANFMGHADKIHLVHYRQPVIEKEILEISQYLEAAQGIDQDDNSDDNSDDTDSRCSEFAVNNIGVINDDENVLQILKQTQNNEATNKVTLNQITHDLQENTLRGLCFLHLQINLHIINTKINLYIININ from the coding sequence ATGTTTGTCTTATCAGCTGATGCAGgcaaaaaaaagcatttttgtATGTATTGCAACAcatttcaaagtaaaatagCTCGCCATCTGGAACGAGTACACGCTAATGAGTTAGaagtgcaaaaatttaaaaatttaccaaaAAATACTACAGagcgaagaaaaattatagaaacacTCCGAAGACGtggagatttttatttcaacgtaGATAATGCACGTAATGATGGTGAACTTCTTGTAGAAAGGCGTtctaaaaaagtatttcataAGTTACCTTCTGATTATACTGCATGTCCAAAATGCaaagcatttatattaaaatctacaAGCAGAcatcattttcaaaaatgtattggtcgtaaaaataaagacaCCAGAGCGATATCAGTTTTAGGAAGAACAGTAATAGGTCGAATACATCCTGAAGCGAATAAAGTTTTAAGACTACGTGTTTTTCCCATTTTAAAAGAAGATGATATAGTGCGACTTATAcgttatgataaattaataattgcttttGGAAATCaacaatgtgaaaaatataaggcATCAGAACATCATGATAACATGATAAGACAAAAAATGAGGAGACTCGGCCGCTTTCtacaaatgttgaaaaataaatattcagacATTACAGATTTTGCTTCTATTTATTATCCACGATATAGTAGTGCCTGCATTGAAGCAATTAATAGATTGGCAGGTTTATCTTTATgtggaaaattttacaagacTCCATCATTAGCATCATCACTTGGAGGTTTGATAAAGaaacttggaaaaattttaattaatcgttttattagaaaagaagagtatgataaaaaattgcttgctgaaaatttcttaaaagtaTTTTCTGAAGATTTTGCAACATATATTACTAAAACGATATCTGAAACAatgaatcaaaataaaagacataAAAAGATTGTTTTGCCTTCTAAAtcagatattattaaactacatgactttttgcaagaaaaacgtcgaacagcttataattttttaaaagaagagtTTACTTATGAAGCATGGCTTACACTTACAAAAATGACGCTAACATCGGTACAAGTATTCAATCGTCGAAGAGCTGGAGAGATACAAAGAACACTCATTGAAGATTACAAGTCTTATCAaggaattaattatcaaacaaATGAAATGTATGAAACACTTTCGACACGTGCTAAAGAGATTGCTAAAAGATATGTACGTTTTACATTAAGAGGTAAACTTGGACGAACAGTACCAGTTCTATTAACAGGAGAATTAAGAGATTGTATTGacatgatattaaaatataagaaagctGCAAAAGTTTCAGTAAATAATCCCTATTTATTTGGTCTGCCttctattgtaaaaaataaatatagatatctCTCGGCATGTGATTTGTTGCGACAATACGCAGTAGAGTGCGGCGCTGAAAATCCTGAGACATTACGTACAACTGAGTTACGAAAACATATAGCaacaatatgtattaattataatttatcggaGAATGAAATTTCATCACTCGCGAACTTCATGGGTCATGCTGATAAAATACACTTGGTTCATTATAGACAACCTGtcatagaaaaagaaattttagaaatatctcAATATTTAGAAGCGGCACAAGGAATTGATCAAGATGATAATTCAGATGATAATTCAGATGATACAGATTCCAGATGTTCGGAGTTtgctgtaaataatattgGTGTTATCAATGATGATGAAAATGTACttcaaatattaaagcaaACTCAAAATAACGAAGCTACTAATAAAGTTACATTGAATCAAATAACTCAcgatttgcaagaaaatacaTTAAGAGGTTTGTGTTTCttacatttacaaattaatttacacattataaatacaaaaattaatttatacattataaatataaattaa